Within Vicia villosa cultivar HV-30 ecotype Madison, WI linkage group LG1, Vvil1.0, whole genome shotgun sequence, the genomic segment TCCAGAGGTGCATCTACAGAATGTGTCTGTGCTGTTTTTTCCAACAGTCTTGTGATTTTGTGTTATTATTtacaaataggtatggtgcacctcAATAATATCTCAAAAGAATTAGTTTATTTAGTTGATGTTTCTCCAATGTTGAAGGGGTAGTCGTAAATGCGGTAGATGTCAGCAgtgactttaataacaagcaagagtttgatgatcgtgaaagcatgctcacatggattcgtaggaatgcAACTAACCTTGGCTGTGGTGTGGTAATAGGAAGATCGGATAATGGTGCGACAAGATTGGGTATCCCGAAACAACCGACATGAAACCACCTTCTCAAACCGATTAAGACAAAGGGTGCTCTGAAGAAATTGAAGCCTACATCGAATGACAACTCGACTACATGGGCTCCTTCATAATGTGAGCACATTGATAAACTTTTTCCCGACTCACCGACTCCTAAATCTCAAAAAtctcaaacaaattcaaacaaaGGAGCTTGCATAAGCAAACCGCCTCCGACACCTATTCCACCAAAAATTCCAATCATCGAAGAGATGCCTATTCCACCAAAAATTCCATTCATCAAAGAGATGCtgatttttatgcacaaatacattgaGCGGATCGTCAATGTTGCAGGGGACGGTAAATGCGGTTACCGGGCTGTCTCGGGGTTGTTTGGTAATGGAAAAGATAGCCATACTCTTGCCCGTTATCAACTTATCCAAGAGTTAAAGAAGCATAAAGACTCGTACATGCGGTTATATGGAGAAGAAGTTAAATTTGAAGCGGTTAACGAAGCTCTTGTTCCTTGGTTGGGCGCTTATGCGCCGGTGTCAAAATGGATGAGATTCTTGAAAAtgggacatcttattgcatgcgCGTATGATAGTGTGTGCATTGACTTGACACGTTATGGTTTTTTGGAAACCTTCTTCCCTCTCCACACCGCACCATCAACAAATCCAAATGATCACATCATGTGTATTGGATGGCTTTCAAATTCGAGTCATTTtgtgcaagtttacttgaaaccgaGATGCCCCATACCTCCTACGTCACCGGAATGAGTGCTTCATCATATCAAAGATGCCAAGACGTTGCCGGATCtttttgttgataggatgcacGAATTTGAAAGATTCAACAACATCGAAAATGAATCAAATAAGGACAATTCAAAATTagaaccaccaatagatttagccggcgatagttattttgatgtgttttgtagttttaaagtgtaatatatgcactcTTTAACATTGaaatataatcattttttgtcaattataaatTCTAATGGAAGGTTTAGTATGTGTTTATGTCTTTTTAAATTCTGGACTACATTATAATTCTGTTATGCTAAATAAACTAATAGGGAAAGTTtcatagatgtatctacggaaaatTTGCAAATTATGAGTTTTTTTCGTAGGTTCACCTATGGAAACAAAATATCTAGGTTCCTTCCGTGGATATACCTACGGAACATTCTGTGACAGAAAATGGATGGTCCATATTCACCTAAGTTTTCTATAATTTTGGAGTTTCTAATGTTGTAtttcacacaaacacaaataTGTCTCAATATAAGTACAACGTCCGTTGGTATGTCGCAAGTGTCTCCTACTCCGATGGTAGAagtgtaacgccccaaatttaattaattggttaattaaattaattaaggatttaattaattgaaattgTCGAAGTTGGGAATTTACCGGAATTAATCTAAGGAATGTAAGTGAATTATTATATCGTTCGAGCGGTTGAATGGAAAGTCAGATTAAATTCGTTGGTTAATCGGAGAAATAATATCAgggatattattaatttattggaGTATTTGTTTAATTAACTTGGTTGGTGACATTAGTAGTTTGGAGGTGTGAATATAGGCCCATTAAGGAGTttgtgataataataataatattgtgaagtaaaaggaaaatattaggtTTTGGGCATCAGTAAAACAAAATAAGGGTTtgtagagaagagaagagaacgTGGAAGTGTTTGTGCagagaagaggaaaagaaaagagatacgaGAAATATGCCTTGAAGAGAAAAACGGAAGAATTACGCGAAGCCGGAAAACTTGGATTCGACCGGAATTGTagagcggactccgaatacaaggtaagggtggggttcttgctctataaacggggatatgatggaccgtatgtggggtttaggAAATTAATATTATCTTTGTGTATTGGTATGATTTTTGGTGtttgtgatgttgttgtgtgaatttTCTAGAAATTGTTTGTAGAAATGGTTCATGTGTGGTATTGAATTGCACTGTCGGTGAATTATAATCGATAAGTGATTTTCTGTGTTGAGAATTAATTGATGATGTTGTGGTGTTGGATtcttttgaaattgaaatttgttGAAATCGTGTCGGCGTGGAATACTGAGACcggaataaaaaaaaaattaaatctgaAAGAAGAAAATATAAAGGGACGGAGGCCACATAGCAGGGACGGACGTCCCGTAAGCATTGAAAGTGGGGAATACCCACTATGATTGGTGGCGGGCGTCCCACACGTCCAGGACGGGTGCCCTTCAATGTATTAATTGAGAGAAAGGGGAGTGTAACCTTATGATTATTTTTCTGTAGCGATTTGATATTAGTGTCACATTGATATTATATATGGCAAAGTGGTTTGTATAAATTAGTGTCACATTGATAGTTATATATATGATAATTATATTCTAGCACTTCAAATTACCAACATACTGTAGCGACACGATACAACTAACTTTATAAGATATGCCACTCTCATGGTACTGTGATGTCACTTTGATATATACTGTAGCGGGAACATATATAAAATTCATTAGCAGTATATGTAGGTTACTAACATGTTAATGGAGAATTCTAAGTATAGttttctaataataattataataataatattcttagGACCTTTGAGTAAGAgataatattgagttatttgGCCAACTTaggtaattttctattttattagagttgtcaataggatTGTCAGAGTGCTTCCGAGATATTTAGAGTTAAGTCTAATAAGCtgtaaagattaaaattgaaggtatttgacCCTTTAGAGTTGTTCTATTATTACTTAAGTCAGACCATTAGGTTTATAAGAGTTACTCTTATATGTAAGAGTTATCAGTAGAGGATTTTTGGTCACTTTAGAGTTGTAAGGATTATTGTAGAGTTGTTTAAAGTTCCTTGGAAACTCTGTCGAGTTATAATTATATATCGTTATAATTTTTTACAAGTTAATAATATAGAATAAAATTAGGAGTGTTCGGGAATAATTCGATAACCGTTGTGCTTGCGGTATTTTTGGTGATGTTGCGACGTGacgtatttttgtgagttttgtgaagtaTGGCGATGCTTGCGTGAATTATTTgtgatgaattattgttgttgagttgtcgtgtgatatattgcgatgttg encodes:
- the LOC131645808 gene encoding uncharacterized protein LOC131645808; the protein is MPIPPKIPFIKEMLIFMHKYIERIVNVAGDGKCGYRAVSGLFGNGKDSHTLARYQLIQELKKHKDSYMRLYGEEVKFEAVNEALVPWLGAYAPVSKWMRFLKMGHLIACAYDSVCIDLTRYGFLETFFPLHTAPSTNPNDHIMCIGWLSNSSHFVQVYLKPRCPIPPTSPE